The stretch of DNA GATGCAATTAATATTTAACGATATCTTCTCTGATAACAGATTAAAAATTAACTAATATTCTTGATAATTTCAGGTCTTTTAAGCTCGTTTAAATCTATTGATCTATTCATAAATATGTGCAAAATTAATAATCAAAGCTCTTGAAAAAGCTTGGAATCTAAAAATCTATTCAAGGTCTTCTGATGGATAATAATCTATTTATTTAGACGTATTTTTTACCCTCATTAGGTCTTGATAGGCTAACAACATAGGAGAATATTATGGCTATTTCCTTCGGCTCTAATTGGTTTTCATCTGGGTCTTCAATTAATCAAACGATGGTGATGAACCCTCCTAATAGTGGAACTTCATCTACTATTAGTTCTTCTTCATCAGGAACGATGACCCAAACAAATAGTTTATCTATGAATGGATCTTCAATTGATCAAACGATGATAATGAACGCTCCTAATTCTCCAACGACAGTGATCAATACTGGGACTAGCAATGGCGTTTCTACTATTAATTTAGGAACAGGTAAAATTCTGAATGGCACCAGTGCTAATAATCTTCTTAACGGGAGTGAAAGTGGAGATATTCTTAATGGTAACTCCGGTAATGATACCCTGAATGCCTTCGGTGGTGGTGACATTCTCAATGGTGGTTCTGGTAATGACATTTTATCCGCAGGGAGTGGTAGCGATATTCTCAACGGTGAATCTGGAAATGATACTCTCCAAGGAGGTTCTGATGTTGATCAACTGAGCGGGGGTTCTGGTAATGATAAATTAGACGGTGGAGATGGTAACGATATGCTTACCGGAGGTTCTGGTAATGATAGTTTAATTGGCGGTACAGGAAACGATCTGTTAATTGGTGTTAACGCTAATGCTATGATTGTCGGAGCAACTTCAATTATTACTAGCAGTGGTACTCCTGGGCGCGCAGAAATTGATCAATTAACCGGAGGAACAGGAGTCGATCAGTTTATTTTGGGTGACAGTAATAATGTCTACTATAACGATGGTAGTTTACTTACTCCTGGTAAAGCAGATTATGCTTCTATCATCGATTTTAATGCCACTCAGGATAAAATTCAACTCAAAGGATCGGCGAGTAATTATGTTTTAAATGTCTCTGGTTCCAATACCCGAATTTTACTCGATAATGATGGCATTGCTGGTTTTAGCGCTAAAGATGAATTGATTGGTACTGTTCAAGGTAACACAAATTTGAACTTGAGCAGTAGTGCTTTCAAATATGTCTAAGCACCCCAGAAACCGGGTTTCTGAATCAATCTTTCTTCCTGAATATTAACTTCCCTGAAAAACCCGGTTTCTAGCACCCCAGAAACCGGGTTTCTACATTCATCTTTATTGGTGAATATTAACCTCTCTCAGAAACCCGGTTTCTTCTAAAGCGAACGAAGCAATATCGTTAAAAATAATCCCAGAAAAAATAACATCACAAAGGTTTCTGGTGTTGCTGAGTGATTAACATGACGTTCTTCATTACATTTTAAACAAACATAATGATCTGGATCATGGGAATCTCTTACCCAATAACACATCAGTTGATCACATTTCATAATGTTGATTCTCCTTGCAAATTAGCATTAAATTCAGCTAAAGTTAATCCTCGTTGTTTCAGTAAACGATTAATATGGCGATCGCTAATTTCAACACCAAACTCCCGCTTCAGTTGTTTTGCTAAACTCTTAGCTTTCCAATATTCTGATTTAGAACCAAACTCTTTAGGACGATGTTTCAGTAATTCTTCCAAACGCAGTAAATAATCCTGATTCACTTTTTGCGGACGACCAATAGGCTGATTATTCCACTGTTCTGCTTTACCTTGTTTAGTCATTAACATCCATCGCCTCGCCGTCATCGCAGAACATCCCAACAATTGACAAATTTCGCTCTGAGTTTTTCCCTCATCCGTCAGCAAAATAATCTGAATCCGTTGTTTATAGGTTTTGGGTAAATAGGGATCTTGTAAATCCCTGTTTAAGCATCGCCATTCTAAAGGTTTCAAGTACAACGATTGACACATATTTGCTACCCCCTGAAAGTGAAAAATATTTTTAAATCTATTATCTGAAATTTATCTAAAAAATCAATTGACAATAGATTTAATTTTTCCCAGTTTCAGACCGTCATACAGATTCCTGATATTGCTTGTGTTGTCGGAATTTCGAGACTTTAGATCCTGACTGCTGATGGTCAAAAAATCTCAATTGGGTTTAAATCATTGATTTGACTCTGAATACCGATTATTATTGACTAGGGTTTTGCGGTGAATTGATGCTATTTTATTTCTTTCCTTTACAAGTATTTTCTAATTGAATTTTGTCGTTCTCAAGAGACACCCTATCTTTAAAATTATCTATTGTGACAGGATACACTGCTCGTGATACATAAGATCGACTATCAGTATAATCAGGGTTATCCGGTAATAATTTACTAATTTTATTCTGATCGTCTTCAAACAATGCTTCAACTAATAGAGCCGTTTTTTCTGCTATATCTTTACTATCTTTACAAACAGTCATAGACTGCCATCCTTCTCGAATCTTGGTTAAACTTCCGATTGTACCATCTTGACCTGTAATCAGAATTTGACCGGGTTTATATCTTAAATTAACTAACTTCTCAATAATATTATTTGCCATACCATCATTAGCTACCCAAACAATTTTTAGATCAAAATATTTTGTTAATATTTCCTCGATTTTATCAGCAGCTATTTCACCTTTCCAACCCGGAATATTAATTTCTGGATCAGTATCATTTTCTCCTACTAATATAAGCTGTTGACTGCTCATCAAACCTTTTAAGGATTTTTTTAAACCTTTCTCTAATAAGATTGAATTATTATCGTCGGAGTCTCCATTGATTATCACAAATTTATTATTAACTTTTTCTAGCTTATAGGGGTTTTTCTTACTCAAATCTTCAAATTGACTTGCAATGTATTCTCCTTGGAGTTCACCGACATACTCACTATCAAAAGAAATGTAATAATCAGCATGAACCTTTCCATTATCAATACTCCGATCATAGGCAATCACGGGGATATGTTTTTTCTTGGCTTTTTCGACAATTTTTGTGGCATCACCACTTGGCCCTAAAATTAATATACAAGCTCCTTGCTCGATAGCACGATTGGCTTGCTTAAATTGTTGGTTTGCATGACCATCGGCGTTAAAATAAAGAAGGGTGAGGTCTTGACCTCTTAATTGTATTGCTAATTTTTCTGTAATTTTCTCCTCTAATTGTCGCCGATCTGACCCTTCCCAGCGTTGTGCAGGTTCAGTCTCCGGTAACAAAATAGCAATTTTATTACAACCTTTTGCGCTTGATTGATTGAACTGGCTACAACCACCTGTTAAAATCAACAAGACTAAGAATAATGCTACAATAGGTTTAACTACAAGGGAAAATCCGGTTAGTCTAAACATAGGTTTCACGAGTTAGGTTATGTCCAAAAAAACGTTGAATCGCAGAAAAGCTTTGTTGACTATTTTATCCTTTTGTTTTATTGTACCTGGTGTAGCTACATTTTTAAATAAAAAATTAGCTAAATCAAGTCGTCAAAGTACCCTAAAGTCAAACAGCAATAATTCTATTAATCTCAACCCTTTGAGTAGTCCAGAATCAATAACTTTACAAATTCTAGATGAAAAAAGTCTTCTGAGTGAAGAAACAATTGAGATTTATCCTCAAGAATTAAACACCGATACGAGATTAGAAATGGTGAAGATTAAGGCAGGTTCCTGTAAAATTGGTTCAAATCCTCAAGATAGTGATCATCTCACTAATGAAGCACAGGGCTTTAAAATTACCATGCAAGAATTTTATATGAGTCGTTATCCCATTACACAGGAACAATGGCAAGCTGTTATGGGAATGGGAAATAACCCGTCAACCTTTCTCGGCGAAACTGATCTACCCGTAGAAACTGTATCTTGGTATGAGGCTAAAGAGTTTTGTGACAAATTAACCAATAGCACCAAACAAACCTATCGCTTACCCAGTGAAACGGAGTGGGAATATGCTTGCCGTGCTTATAGCGAAACTCCATTCTATTTTGGGGATAAAATTACTCCGACACGGGCTAACTATGATACTTATTACTCTAGTGTAAAAAGTTCTGGAGACTATCACGGAAAAACGATCAAAGTTGGGCAGTTCCCAGCTAATAAGTTTGGTTTAAAGGATATGCACGGAAATGTTTGGGAATGGTGTCAAGACTCTTGGCATAAAGACCATCAAAATACTCCTAAGAACGGTGAAGCTTACGAGAATAAGGATGAGGAAAAAGCAGTGATCCGAGGTGGAGCTTGGCATAGTTTTCCCTTAAAATGTCGCAGTGCTGCTAGAGAAGGGATGTGGAAAAATATGAGAAGTAATCGCATTGGGTTTAGGGTTGTTATGGAAATTAAAAATGTTACTTCATTGTCTAAGAACTTTCTGAATCTCCGTTGATGAGCAATTGAAAAATAAACAGGATCAGTAAAGCCAGAAAACTAGCTGATGCGGTTGAAATAATCAGGGGTAAAATATCAATGGATTCTTCTCGGTTTAACCAATATCCAATATAAATTCCTACGCTGGAAACAACAGAGATAATCAGTTGATAGATTTTTTGTTCTAAGGGAACACGATTTTTAATGAGTGCGATCGCCAACAAAATAACACCAACGATTAACACAACTCCCGGCGGAGGAAAAGTTAAATTTTTGTCAAAAATAGCGATCGCAATTAACCAAACACCCGCCCCCATCAATGCTGTTCTGACGTATAAACCCCAATCCGTTACAGGGGAAGATGGCAGTTTTTCCGGTTGAGTGACAGGGATATTTGGTATCGGAGGAGGTGCTGGTGCACGTCGGGAACGTTGAGGAAGATTGTGTGGAGGTGGAGAAGATTTAACAGTCTTTTTGCTTTTTGGTTGAGGGAGTAAATCTAACCATTCTTGCACAGATTGAGGTCGAAATGTGGCAAAAAGTTCCATCCCCGAAAGAATAGCTCTATTGACTTCATCGCTGATATTAGGATTAATTGTTTTGGGAGGAAGTAAATCATCTTCTTGTTTTTCTGCTTTGTTTAAAACTCTTTTGAATGCGCTACTAGGAACTGTTTTTGTTAACATGAAGTATAGTGTAGCAGCCAAAGCATATACATCTGTATAAGATCCTTGAGGTTTATCCCGATAATGTTGCTCTATAGGCGCAAAACCACAGGTTGTAAATTCGGTGAATTCAGGCTCAGTATCAATAACATCACGGGCAATCCCAAAATCAATCAAAATTGCTTCCGTTTCATTCTCGCTTTTGACGCGACGAATAATGTTCTTGGGATTAACATCACGATGTAATAGGATCGGTTTAAAACTATGGATATACTTTAGGGCATCTCCGATTTGTTGAATATACAATATAGCTTCTGCTTCTGATAAAAAATTCCGATTGTCTTCGAGCCAATCTTGTAAATTTTGACCTTCAATATATTCCATAACTAAACAAGGAAAATCATTAATGAAAAAAGGGCTTTTACTTCGTACAATGTAAGGATGATTACATTTTGCTAGGCGTATAGCTTCATTGAAAAAATCATCTCTATTTTTTTCATCTTGTTGGTTCCCTCTTTCATATTTTTTTAGAGTTTTAACCACAACTTTTTGATGATTTTTAGTATGAGCAAGAAAAGTTATTCCAAAACCACCACTGCCAATTTTTTTTTCAATTATATAATCTTTTAACTTCATCCCGGATCGCCAGTACAACGGATTATCCTCTTGATTTTTCCTATCCATTCCAAAGTTTTGATGTATTTTTTCTGTATCTTCCTTATTGGTCTCACCCAACCCAGAACCATTACTATCATCATCCTGTTGATTCTTCATAACAGATCTCCCCTGGTTATTCAATTATGATCACAGAGAAACAAGCGATCGCTTTTCCCCTTCAGACAAAAAGACTGTTTGATTCTCAAGCCGAAAATTGATCCAGAGGGCGGGTTAATAACAGTTATTGGTGGTCAGCCCAAATTCTGACAAAATCCACCCCGACAATTTTCTCTTGTGGATCAATTTTATCCCCTTAATTTCTAGGAAACAATCTATTTTTAATAAAAATTAATAAACTTTAGATGCCCTAGTAAACCAGTTTAACATTGAAAACATAACCCTCATTTCTGAGCGTCTCAAAAACGTTATTAATCTTGTTGTGATTATCAGTAATTTCTTTTTGTAATCGACAAATCAAATTAGCAACATCACCATTGAGTTTAGTCGGATCATCTCCCCAAATAGCTTGAATTAAATCGGGATGTTTACACAAAGTAGGTTCCCCCAGATTCTGATGATTTTGTTCAGCCATATAATCAACCATTTTCCGTTGTAAAGGAGTTAATTTGATGGGGTAGCGGTTATCTCCCGTAACGACAAACAACTTGCTTTGACTCAGATTATACTCCAAAAAAGATTCAGGTTGAGGCTTTTTAGTAGAATCTTTTTCATCCCAAAATGTTAATTTAAAAGGTAAAGTTTCTGATGAGCTATAGATCAAAATTAGAGCTTCATGGTGAAGACGAACTCCTTTATCTCCTTGTAGTCGTACATCCTGATCCGATCCCCCAGGATGTCTGATCCAAGTTCCATTAGCACTACCTTCATCAACAACCCACCAAAAGCCTTGGTTTCCT from Planktothrix serta PCC 8927 encodes:
- a CDS encoding calcium-binding protein, with translation MAISFGSNWFSSGSSINQTMVMNPPNSGTSSTISSSSSGTMTQTNSLSMNGSSIDQTMIMNAPNSPTTVINTGTSNGVSTINLGTGKILNGTSANNLLNGSESGDILNGNSGNDTLNAFGGGDILNGGSGNDILSAGSGSDILNGESGNDTLQGGSDVDQLSGGSGNDKLDGGDGNDMLTGGSGNDSLIGGTGNDLLIGVNANAMIVGATSIITSSGTPGRAEIDQLTGGTGVDQFILGDSNNVYYNDGSLLTPGKADYASIIDFNATQDKIQLKGSASNYVLNVSGSNTRILLDNDGIAGFSAKDELIGTVQGNTNLNLSSSAFKYV
- a CDS encoding formylglycine-generating enzyme family protein — encoded protein: MSKKTLNRRKALLTILSFCFIVPGVATFLNKKLAKSSRQSTLKSNSNNSINLNPLSSPESITLQILDEKSLLSEETIEIYPQELNTDTRLEMVKIKAGSCKIGSNPQDSDHLTNEAQGFKITMQEFYMSRYPITQEQWQAVMGMGNNPSTFLGETDLPVETVSWYEAKEFCDKLTNSTKQTYRLPSETEWEYACRAYSETPFYFGDKITPTRANYDTYYSSVKSSGDYHGKTIKVGQFPANKFGLKDMHGNVWEWCQDSWHKDHQNTPKNGEAYENKDEEKAVIRGGAWHSFPLKCRSAAREGMWKNMRSNRIGFRVVMEIKNVTSLSKNFLNLR
- a CDS encoding substrate-binding domain-containing protein; translation: MFRLTGFSLVVKPIVALFLVLLILTGGCSQFNQSSAKGCNKIAILLPETEPAQRWEGSDRRQLEEKITEKLAIQLRGQDLTLLYFNADGHANQQFKQANRAIEQGACILILGPSGDATKIVEKAKKKHIPVIAYDRSIDNGKVHADYYISFDSEYVGELQGEYIASQFEDLSKKNPYKLEKVNNKFVIINGDSDDNNSILLEKGLKKSLKGLMSSQQLILVGENDTDPEINIPGWKGEIAADKIEEILTKYFDLKIVWVANDGMANNIIEKLVNLRYKPGQILITGQDGTIGSLTKIREGWQSMTVCKDSKDIAEKTALLVEALFEDDQNKISKLLPDNPDYTDSRSYVSRAVYPVTIDNFKDRVSLENDKIQLENTCKGKK
- a CDS encoding serine/threonine protein kinase — its product is MKNQQDDDSNGSGLGETNKEDTEKIHQNFGMDRKNQEDNPLYWRSGMKLKDYIIEKKIGSGGFGITFLAHTKNHQKVVVKTLKKYERGNQQDEKNRDDFFNEAIRLAKCNHPYIVRSKSPFFINDFPCLVMEYIEGQNLQDWLEDNRNFLSEAEAILYIQQIGDALKYIHSFKPILLHRDVNPKNIIRRVKSENETEAILIDFGIARDVIDTEPEFTEFTTCGFAPIEQHYRDKPQGSYTDVYALAATLYFMLTKTVPSSAFKRVLNKAEKQEDDLLPPKTINPNISDEVNRAILSGMELFATFRPQSVQEWLDLLPQPKSKKTVKSSPPPHNLPQRSRRAPAPPPIPNIPVTQPEKLPSSPVTDWGLYVRTALMGAGVWLIAIAIFDKNLTFPPPGVVLIVGVILLAIALIKNRVPLEQKIYQLIISVVSSVGIYIGYWLNREESIDILPLIISTASASFLALLILFIFQLLINGDSESS
- a CDS encoding FHA domain-containing protein yields the protein MIHNRSIIYLYSIWTVENMINPEVPFLKIQYPDGREQNYPLVSKTEETIIRIGRLDHNDIVLQPDPEERVSRTHCYILQKGNQGFWWVVDEGSANGTWIRHPGGSDQDVRLQGDKGVRLHHEALILIYSSSETLPFKLTFWDEKDSTKKPQPESFLEYNLSQSKLFVVTGDNRYPIKLTPLQRKMVDYMAEQNHQNLGEPTLCKHPDLIQAIWGDDPTKLNGDVANLICRLQKEITDNHNKINNVFETLRNEGYVFNVKLVY
- a CDS encoding helix-turn-helix domain-containing protein, which gives rise to MCQSLYLKPLEWRCLNRDLQDPYLPKTYKQRIQIILLTDEGKTQSEICQLLGCSAMTARRWMLMTKQGKAEQWNNQPIGRPQKVNQDYLLRLEELLKHRPKEFGSKSEYWKAKSLAKQLKREFGVEISDRHINRLLKQRGLTLAEFNANLQGESTL